One Solanum lycopersicum chromosome 2, SLM_r2.1 genomic region harbors:
- the LOC101251651 gene encoding U-box domain-containing protein 7 — translation MEEMVVEALLFGDRQAQLLAARQLAQFSSKQRHKIAEKGVVPPLILMMSTFDDCEVIEAALFALLSIAFRSERNKILIAKSGGITVLLDVIQCENKLLVELGVAFLLTLSSCGSNKMAIASFGAIPILLELLNSQSYNNMSFQANLDILSTLHNLSTCNQLIPSIVSYGGVATLIRLVNLTSELVMEKAAVLLENLVSSSRIALEEAARTEGAIQCLVEAMEEGSGQCKEQAVAILLLICDSCRDRYRGMILREGAMAALLQLSVDGTRRARDKAKRLLFLLRDCSNCGQTTKQTKNIVLFEQIMRQIEQVGEPEGMSVANLEEMISKLRT, via the exons ATGGAAGAAATGGTGGTGGAAGCTCTCCTCTTTGGTGATAGACAAGCACAACTCCTTGCTGCAAGACAACTTGCTCAATTTTCCAGCAAGCAAAGGCACAAAATAGCCGAAAAAGGCGTTGTTCCTCCATTGATTTTGATGATGAGTACATTTGATGATTGTGAAGTTATTGAAGCTGCACTCTTTGCTCTCCTTAGCATAGCATTTCGCAGTGAAAG GAACAAGATACTCATAGCAAAGTCAGGAGGTATAACAGTGTTATTAGATGTAATTCAATGCGAAAACAAGTTGTTAGTAGAGCTAGGAGTGGCATTTCTCTTGACCCTCTCTTCTTGTGGTTCAAACAAGATGGCAATTGCTTCATTTGGGGCTATTCCAATTCTACTTGAATTGTTGAATTCACAATCCTACAACAACATGAGCTTCCAAGCTAATTTGGATATCTTGTCAACACTTCACAATCTTTCAACTTGCAATCAGCTCATCCCTTCCATTGTTTCATATGGAGGGGTAGCTACCTTGATCCGACTAGTCAACCTTACCTCGGAGTTGGTAATGGAAAAGGCTGCGGTGTTGCTAGAGAatcttgtttcttcatcaagaATTGCGCTAGAGGAGGCTGCAAGAACAGAGGGAGCAATCCAGTGTTTGGTGGAGGCCATGGAGGAAG GTTCAGGACAATGTAAAGAACAAGCAGTGGCAATTCTACTCCTAATATGCGATAGCTGCAGAGACAGATACAGAGGAATGATCTTAAGGGAAGGAGCAATGGCAGCATTGCTTCAGTTGAGCGTTGATGGGACAAGGAGAGCGAGAGACAAGGCTAAAAGACTGCTTTTTCTTCTAAGAGACTGCTCAAATTGTGgccaaacgactaaacagacGAAGAATATTGTGTTATTTGAGCAAATTATGAGACAGATTGAACAAGTAGGAGAACCAGAAGGGATGTCAGTTGCTAACTTAGAGGAAATGATTTCAAAACTTAGAACATGA
- the LOC101255458 gene encoding putative glucose-6-phosphate 1-epimerase isoform X1, whose amino-acid sequence MKLKLVASFNTLINNQEKKIILISIEERNCSEKVIIMSSNIIHDADGSASRIVLKEHTGSTAEVLFQGGQVVSWKNERREELLFRSNKTLWKPPKAFRGGIPISFPQFGTFGSLERHGFARNRVWELDDSPSPLPAANNQSTVDLILKSTEEDLKTWPHRFEVRLRISLSAGKLTLIPRVRNIDNKPFSFTFSLRNYLSVSDISEVRVEGLETLDYFDNLQRGERYTEQADAITFDSETDRVYLSTPTKTAIIDHEKKRTYVLQKEGMADAVVWNPWDKKAKSLPDLGDQDYKKMLCVDSAAVETPIILKPSEEWRGRQELSTVSSSYCSGQLDPRKVIYG is encoded by the exons atgaagttgaagttggTAGCCTCTTTCAACACATTAATcaacaatcaagaaaaaaaaatt ATTTTGATCAGTATCGAAGAACGAAATTGCAGtgaaaaagttataattatgtCGTCGAACATAATTCACGACGCCGATGGATCGGCTTCGCGAATCGTATTGAAGGAGCATACTGGATCAACTGCAGag GTGCTTTTTCAGGGTGGTCAAGTTGTTTCTTGGAAGAATGAACGAAGAGAAGAACTGCTGTTCAGGAGTAATAAG ACCCTGTGGAAACCTCCTAAAGCCTTCAGAGGTGGAATACCTATCAGCTTCCCACAG TTTGGAACTTTTGGTTCTTTAGAGAGACATGGTTTTGCAAGAAATAGAGTGTGGGAATTGGACGATTCTCCTTCTCCTCTACCTGCAGCAAACAATCAGTCAACTGTTGATCTCATTTTGAAATCTACCGAAGAGGATCTGAAGACCTGGCCGCATAG GTTTGAGGTGCGGCTACGCATTTCTCTCAGTGCTGGCAAGCTGACTTTGATTCCTCGTGTCAGGAATATAGATAACAAGCCATTCTCATTCACATTCTCTCTGCGTAATTATTTATCTGTGTCTGATATCAG TGAAGTGCGGGTTGAGGGCTTGGAGACACTTGACTACTTCGATAATTTGCAGCGGGGAGAAAGATACACAGAGCAGGCAGATGCAATTACATTTGATAGTGAG ACGGATAGAGTATATCTTAGCACACCAACAAAAACTGCCATAATAGATCACGAGAAGAAGAGAACTTATGTCCTTCAGAAAGAAGGAATGGCAGATGCTG TTGTTTGGAATCCTTGGGACAAAAAGGCCAAGTCTCTCCCAgatttgggtgatcaagattacAAGAAAATGTTGTGTGTGGATTCTGCTGCTGTTGAAACTCCGATTATCTTAAAACCTTCTGAAGAGTGGAGGGGGCGGCAAGAGCTCTCTACGGTATCTTCAAGTTATTGCAGTGGACAATTGGACCCTAGGAAAGTTATTTATGGCTAA
- the LOC101255458 gene encoding putative glucose-6-phosphate 1-epimerase isoform X2, with translation MSSNIIHDADGSASRIVLKEHTGSTAEVLFQGGQVVSWKNERREELLFRSNKTLWKPPKAFRGGIPISFPQFGTFGSLERHGFARNRVWELDDSPSPLPAANNQSTVDLILKSTEEDLKTWPHRFEVRLRISLSAGKLTLIPRVRNIDNKPFSFTFSLRNYLSVSDISEVRVEGLETLDYFDNLQRGERYTEQADAITFDSETDRVYLSTPTKTAIIDHEKKRTYVLQKEGMADAVVWNPWDKKAKSLPDLGDQDYKKMLCVDSAAVETPIILKPSEEWRGRQELSTVSSSYCSGQLDPRKVIYG, from the exons atgtCGTCGAACATAATTCACGACGCCGATGGATCGGCTTCGCGAATCGTATTGAAGGAGCATACTGGATCAACTGCAGag GTGCTTTTTCAGGGTGGTCAAGTTGTTTCTTGGAAGAATGAACGAAGAGAAGAACTGCTGTTCAGGAGTAATAAG ACCCTGTGGAAACCTCCTAAAGCCTTCAGAGGTGGAATACCTATCAGCTTCCCACAG TTTGGAACTTTTGGTTCTTTAGAGAGACATGGTTTTGCAAGAAATAGAGTGTGGGAATTGGACGATTCTCCTTCTCCTCTACCTGCAGCAAACAATCAGTCAACTGTTGATCTCATTTTGAAATCTACCGAAGAGGATCTGAAGACCTGGCCGCATAG GTTTGAGGTGCGGCTACGCATTTCTCTCAGTGCTGGCAAGCTGACTTTGATTCCTCGTGTCAGGAATATAGATAACAAGCCATTCTCATTCACATTCTCTCTGCGTAATTATTTATCTGTGTCTGATATCAG TGAAGTGCGGGTTGAGGGCTTGGAGACACTTGACTACTTCGATAATTTGCAGCGGGGAGAAAGATACACAGAGCAGGCAGATGCAATTACATTTGATAGTGAG ACGGATAGAGTATATCTTAGCACACCAACAAAAACTGCCATAATAGATCACGAGAAGAAGAGAACTTATGTCCTTCAGAAAGAAGGAATGGCAGATGCTG TTGTTTGGAATCCTTGGGACAAAAAGGCCAAGTCTCTCCCAgatttgggtgatcaagattacAAGAAAATGTTGTGTGTGGATTCTGCTGCTGTTGAAACTCCGATTATCTTAAAACCTTCTGAAGAGTGGAGGGGGCGGCAAGAGCTCTCTACGGTATCTTCAAGTTATTGCAGTGGACAATTGGACCCTAGGAAAGTTATTTATGGCTAA
- the LOC543898 gene encoding CHI protein — translation MPTTMEDVTAKIDAVEIDSKSVVALKEKAIEGEVKTTETTQEKTNEAKSNPEKESNGATFKEEEVPVEVEPKTGVSFPVKLEDGKQLKAVGLRKKSMLGMGIKIYGFGIYADNEKLKDLMQSKIAKAPAKPTKEMYQMVIDSDLGMMMRLVIVFSNLTMNMVRKNFDEGLGAAIKKLTGGKNEELTKKIMGEASDDIKLNSGSVIEISRLPGYVLQTKVKGEIVSKVESELLCRAFIYMYLGDDPFDKEAKEKFGTSMLSLF, via the exons ATGCCAACCACCATGGAAGATGTCACTGCCAAGATTGATGCAGTTGAAATCGACTCCAAGAGTGTTGTTGCTCTGAAGGAGAAGGCGATCGAAGGTGAAGTAAAGACTACAGAAACAACACAAGAGAAGACTAATGAAGCTAAAAGTAATCCGGAGAAAGAATCCAATGGTGCAACTTTCAAAGAAGAGGAAGTTCCAGTTGAGGTTGAACCTAAAACTGGAGTCTCTTTTCCTGTCAAACTTGAAGATGGAAAGCAGTTGAAAGCTGTAGGTTTAAGGAAGAAGAGCATGCTTGGCATGGGCATCAAAATCTATGGCTTTG GAATATATGCAGACAATGAGAAATTGAAAGACCTCATGCAGTCCAAGATTGCGAAAGCACCAGCAAAACCAACAAAGGAGATGTATCAAATGGTGATTGATAGTGATTTGGGAATGATGATGCGGTTGGTAATTGTTTTCTCTAACCTAACCATGAACATGGTAAGAAAGAACTTTGACGAAGGCCTCGGAGCTGCCATCAAGAAGCTTACAGGTGGAAAGAATGAGGAGCTCACAAAGAA GATCATGGGAGAAGCATCTGATGACATAAAGCTGAATTCTGGTTCTGTAATTGAGATTTCAAGGCTTCCAGGATATGTCCTTCAGACCAAAG TAAAGGGTGAGATTGTGAGCAAGGTGGAAAGTGAACTACTCTGCAGGGCCTTCATCTACATGTATTTAGGTGATGATCCATTTGACAAAGAAGCCAAGGAGAAGTTCGGGACATCCATGCTCTCTCTGTTCTAA